The following is a genomic window from Nymphaea colorata isolate Beijing-Zhang1983 chromosome 3, ASM883128v2, whole genome shotgun sequence.
TTTAGCCTTACGTAAGATATAGATCAGTTTatattataattttcttttcctttttcaatgacGATGGGAATTTGTCACCGTTACGAGAGTAGTTGTCGTTTATCAAGTTTGCTTTTATTTAATATGAAAACCTTCTCACGCGCatcacctttctctctcttctgtcttGTGTTTGATGTGGTTTGTActgttcttttatatatatatatatcctaccTCCCAACATGTTTCTAGAAACTGAAAAACAAAGCCTTCACCCAACCTCTCATCCCCTCTTAAGGCCTATTTACAAATGAAACAATTTGtaactatttcatgaatatgtctcAAAGTTGGGGTAGACTCATCTCATAGAACACTTTTTAAgatatttcatgaatatactTCAATCTTCGGGTCATATTCATTGAGGAGTCacatattattttgtttgtcaaATGGACCCTTTGAGTATATGATCTGCTCTCGGAGCCTTGGAATATCACCCTATTGCTCTTCAACTTGCACGTCAGTGTCACTCTTTTGGCAGCACGGAGAGTTAATGATGCGGGAATTCAGAACTGAGACTAACCACCTACGAGCCCCTACCTACCAAAAGATACTGGCGCTCTATCCTTTGCACCAACCCGCTtggggtctctctctctctcccccaatGTTGCTGGTGCCAAACCTCGTTTAGTTAAGAGCTTTAAGTAACTACGTCACCTACACCCACACATATAATGTCAAAGATTGGTTTCCCTCTTTTGCTATTCATCTTTTGTCTTCTTTCCTTGTGCTTGTACAGTAAAAATGACCCCATTCATCTTCTTGTCTTCTTTCCTTGTCCTTGCAAAGTAAAATGACCCTGTTGGCATAGTCTCTAGATTCTTCTCTCCTTTACTATgcattttttgtcttctttcatTGTGCTTTCCAAGTAAAATGACCCTGTTAGCATAGGCTgtagatttttctttcctttgttacAAATTTTTTGCCTTCTTTCCCTGTTGGCATAGCCTTTAGATTCCATTCAGCTCATCTTCACAACCAATTGATTCTCAGATCCTTCTTCTCACCATTGCTGTTCCACAGTCATTGGTTGGGTTACTAAGGATTGGTCCCACAGCAATTTATAAATTGGGCAGAAAAGAAAAGCCTGCTGATAGTTGATAGACTGTCTCACCCATTGTGGCTTTGTAATGAATTGAAACATCAGGAGGTATTTAACTAGACACCTTTATCATAACAATACACATTGAGTACCCAATCCCAGAAAAAGGAAGATTTACACATTTATATCTGCAGCTGCAGGCCTACCACATGGTCTGAGAAACAACCAAAAGTATGCTTCCATTATAtcttgcatctctctctctctctctctctctctctctctagattgcAGAGAAACCATTTTCTATTGGGAACTCCCAAATATGCTGGATGTACTTTTCATAGACATGGTTATCTACCAAAGTGTATGACTCTCTCATTTCATTTGTTCTCACAGAGACAAACGTTActcaacttatatatatatatatatatatatatatatggcatttaaaaaatcaaataactacccaaattaacaaataatttacaatacacacttcacaagcggagagcataaaaatatatttaaaaagggCATTTTATCCCTTAAAAAAGCTCTTTAAATGGGGATTTTTCCACAATCCACATTTTTGTAACGTTTCTTAACGCTTTGCCTATTTCTTTTCAGGTGTGGTAACGAGAGAGAATGTGAGTGATGTGTAATTGTTGCGCAATCGACTTAAAAAATGTGGTTTGtgaaacacttttttttcaaaactttcttttGTTAAGTAGATTAATAACCATTTGGCGGAATCTAACCTCATTTcttgtaaattattttataaattcatgCAGTTATTCATAATTTCTCAAACATTAGCCAGATATTCGTAGATACACCAAAAGTTGATCAGTTTCGTGTAAACTTTCCTTATGAACATTATGTTTACCTGCTTTTAATTTGTCAGGTACGAACCTGCATATGCTTGTCGTAATTCACATGTTAGGAATATGATTCGAATCGAATCAGTTTATGCAGAAAAGCTTGAAGTTGTTGTCATCTACCGTTGAATTTTTCACCTCTCAAATAAAAGTATATGTCAAAACTACCTAACCTAATCTAGCGCATGTTCTGAGCTCACCAGAGCATCATAAAAACATGTATCGAAGTCaaatcaaacaacaaacaaGGAGCGCCGTTGTACGAGGagatcaaattaaaaaattgcaacGTCGGAAGCCCAAGGAGGATTTTAATGGCTGACAATTGGAAGAGAAGACCGAACGCCAATTTGTTTCTTAATCGGAATCTGATTATATGACTGCGATTCTGTTATGTCATCGATCTATAACTGCAAAAGAATGCGCTAAGTTTATTGCATGGCATGGTGTAACGTAAAATTTATATCCCAAGAAACCCAAAAGCCAAGAGAGTTCGTAAACATTGATCAGTGTTCAACAGAGTTCATGCTTTCATTGGGATCATGTTCAGAAAATAGCAATTCTTTTGGAACTCGACTTACCTTGAAGACTTTATGAGTAATGAGAGCAAAGAGAACCATAATCTACGACTTTCCTCAGATAAATCGCCAAAAATGTTATAAGAACAATCACGATCATGCTCTGCAGAtgatattttcaatttcaaatgttATATATGATATTATGTTTTAGTTTGGAGTGCAAACTTCTGAAACTtgttgagaaattcaaggacATTGTAAGATAGATGAGGAAGCCTGTCCATTTCTTACGTTTCCACAAATATTTAACAGAAAGAATTGGTAAATTGTGATAAACTGGAAAATCATTTAACTGAAACTGAACAAGTTGTTTCTTCAATGATATAGCAAGAAACCAGTAAAAGAAATGCATCAGAACTAACAGAAGAAAAGCTCATACATCAATACAGCATCCACTTCTTACACACACAAACTGAACATGAAGCCTAAGTGCAGACAGGCATCAGTAACTGCATAACAAAAACTCATACACCAATACTGCACCCACTTCTTGCATGCACAGACTGAAGATGATGAAGACCAAGTTCAGAAAGGGCTTCCCAAATTGACAAAACTACCATTTGAGTGAAACAAGAGACATACATAAAGTTGACATAGCAGGAAAACCAGAAAGGGATTTAGCATCTAGACACACTTGAATCCATCAGGGATCTTCTTCCTGCACTCATCAACCAGCAAGGTAAGGGCAACAGGCACATCCAAATTGGCACCAAGCACATTGGCCTTGATTGCAGTGCAGAGGCATGCAGCAGCTTCCCAGTCCACCAGGCCTTTTAGTAAGCTGCAGCATTTGCCCTTGGGCGGCGGGCCTACGACCAAGTTAACCATTCCACCAAGTAGTTCAGCACAAGAGCTCAGCTTGAGTGTGTCTCTGGGACAGAATGGGTTTGGAGGGGGCACCTTAGGGGGGAATTTGTAGTTGGGTATTGCagaagaggtgaagaagagcagcgccaagaagaaagagaacacTGGGAAGCTTTTGATAGCCATTGCTGGTGATGTTAAGGTCTGAGTGTCTGCCATGGCTGGTTTTTAAAAGCTTAAGA
Proteins encoded in this region:
- the LOC116250921 gene encoding 14 kDa proline-rich protein DC2.15-like produces the protein MADTQTLTSPAMAIKSFPVFSFFLALLFFTSSAIPNYKFPPKVPPPNPFCPRDTLKLSSCAELLGGMVNLVVGPPPKGKCCSLLKGLVDWEAAACLCTAIKANVLGANLDVPVALTLLVDECRKKIPDGFKCV